A genome region from Mesorhizobium sp. B2-1-8 includes the following:
- the pmtA gene encoding phospholipid N-methyltransferase PmtA, whose product MARGHGLRKAFAEKFDDELKFFKGWIDKPKTVGSIVPTSSITARKMASIVNPKSGLPVLEVGPGTGVITRAILAQGVRPENLYAVEYNTDFVRHLRQLYPGVNVIEGDAFNLNATLGERSGMIFDSVVSGVPLLNFPVAQRIAYIESLLDRIPAGRPIVQLTYGPMSPIPAGRGDYTVKHFDFIFRNIPPTQLWIYRREAH is encoded by the coding sequence ATGGCACGTGGTCACGGACTGCGGAAGGCGTTTGCCGAGAAGTTCGACGACGAACTCAAATTCTTCAAGGGCTGGATCGACAAGCCGAAGACGGTCGGCTCCATCGTTCCGACCAGTTCGATCACCGCACGCAAAATGGCCTCGATCGTCAACCCGAAGTCCGGCCTGCCGGTGCTCGAGGTCGGTCCCGGCACCGGGGTCATCACCCGCGCCATCCTCGCTCAGGGCGTGCGGCCCGAAAACCTCTACGCGGTCGAGTACAATACCGATTTCGTGCGCCACCTGCGCCAGCTCTACCCCGGCGTCAACGTCATCGAGGGCGATGCCTTCAACCTCAACGCCACGCTTGGCGAGAGGAGCGGGATGATCTTTGACAGCGTCGTTTCCGGCGTGCCGCTGCTCAACTTCCCGGTCGCCCAGCGCATCGCCTATATCGAGAGCCTGCTCGACCGCATCCCGGCCGGACGGCCGATCGTGCAACTGACCTATGGTCCGATGTCGCCGATCCCGGCTGGCCGCGGCGACTATACGGTCAAGCATTTCGACTTCATCTTCCGCAACATTCCACCGACGCAGCTTTGGATCTATCGGCGCGAAGCGCATTAG
- a CDS encoding DUF1330 domain-containing protein yields the protein MPKGYWIARVDVRDAEGYKDYVAAAKPAFERFDAKFLARGGEHEKAEGPGRARNVLIEFESLAAAHDCYHSPEYQRAVAIRQKVADGEIVLVEGV from the coding sequence ATGCCCAAGGGATACTGGATCGCCCGCGTCGATGTGCGCGACGCGGAAGGCTACAAGGATTACGTCGCGGCGGCGAAACCAGCTTTCGAGCGCTTCGACGCGAAATTCCTGGCGCGCGGCGGCGAGCATGAAAAAGCCGAGGGTCCCGGGCGGGCGCGCAATGTGCTCATCGAGTTCGAATCGCTCGCCGCGGCGCATGATTGCTATCACTCGCCGGAGTATCAACGCGCGGTGGCGATCCGCCAGAAAGTGGCCGACGGCGAGATCGTGCTGGTAGAAGGGGTCTAG
- a CDS encoding SMP-30/gluconolactonase/LRE family protein, which translates to MSEVSVFSDHVCELGEGPSYDPATDALFWFDIVNGQLLEKPVAGGALKIHELGQMASAIAIIDDKRQLIATETGLFVRDVATGQMTLHTPVEADNPLTRSNDSRVHPCGALWMGTMGKSESKGAGAIYWFFRGELRKLFSGITVSNSICFSADGALAYYTDTSTGLLMRVACDPASGLPSGEPKVFVDHRSSKGYVDGSVVDRDGVLWNAVWGGKAVKAYSPDGTLLREIAMPVTQPSCPAFVGRNADRLAVTSAWKGKDDKQRQLDPQAGMTFLLDIPVNGRFEPRVLIA; encoded by the coding sequence ATGAGCGAGGTTTCTGTTTTTTCCGACCATGTCTGCGAGCTCGGCGAAGGGCCAAGCTACGATCCCGCCACCGACGCGCTGTTCTGGTTCGACATCGTCAACGGACAGCTCCTGGAAAAGCCCGTGGCCGGCGGTGCGCTGAAGATCCACGAGCTTGGCCAGATGGCGAGCGCCATCGCCATCATCGACGACAAGCGCCAGCTGATCGCCACCGAAACCGGCCTCTTCGTCCGCGACGTCGCGACCGGCCAGATGACGCTGCATACGCCTGTCGAGGCGGACAACCCCCTTACCCGCTCCAACGATTCCCGTGTCCATCCCTGCGGCGCCCTGTGGATGGGGACGATGGGCAAGAGCGAATCGAAGGGCGCCGGTGCGATCTACTGGTTCTTCAGGGGCGAACTGCGCAAGCTGTTCTCCGGCATCACCGTGTCGAACTCGATTTGTTTCTCCGCGGATGGCGCGCTCGCCTATTACACCGACACTTCGACCGGCCTTTTGATGCGCGTCGCCTGCGATCCGGCGAGCGGCCTGCCCTCTGGAGAACCAAAAGTATTCGTCGATCACCGTTCGTCTAAGGGTTATGTCGATGGTTCGGTCGTCGACCGCGACGGCGTGCTGTGGAACGCCGTCTGGGGCGGCAAGGCGGTCAAGGCCTATTCGCCCGACGGCACATTGCTGCGCGAAATTGCGATGCCGGTGACGCAGCCCTCCTGCCCGGCCTTTGTCGGCCGGAACGCCGACCGGCTGGCGGTGACGTCGGCCTGGAAAGGCAAGGACGACAAACAGCGCCAGCTCGATCCGCAGGCCGGCATGACCTTTCTGCTCGATATTCCCGTCAACGGCCGCTTCGAACCGCGCGTGCTGATCGCCTGA
- a CDS encoding 2-dehydro-3-deoxy-6-phosphogalactonate aldolase, with protein sequence MSQTAPFPKLKRGLVAILRGLKPTEAIAMGQALFDAGIEAIEVPLNSPQPFSSIARIVQVLPKSALIGAGTVLTAADVDNLHEAGGRLLVSPNIDAEVMGRARTYGMVTMPGVFTPTEAFQAIRLGASALKFFPASVLGASGISAIRAVLPAQTLVGAVGGVSDKDFAGYKAVGVTVFGLGSSLFKPGMSVDDVAARAHAAVAAWDAAFGDA encoded by the coding sequence ATGAGCCAGACCGCCCCCTTTCCAAAACTCAAGCGCGGCCTGGTCGCCATCCTGCGCGGCCTGAAGCCCACCGAGGCGATCGCCATGGGTCAGGCGCTGTTCGACGCCGGCATCGAGGCGATCGAGGTGCCGCTCAACTCGCCCCAGCCATTCTCGTCGATCGCCAGGATTGTCCAAGTGCTGCCGAAGTCAGCCCTGATCGGCGCCGGCACGGTGCTGACGGCGGCCGATGTCGACAATCTTCACGAGGCAGGCGGACGGCTGCTGGTCAGCCCCAACATCGATGCCGAGGTGATGGGCCGCGCCAGGACATACGGCATGGTGACCATGCCCGGCGTGTTCACCCCCACCGAGGCCTTCCAGGCGATCCGGCTCGGCGCCTCGGCGCTGAAATTCTTCCCGGCGAGCGTGCTGGGTGCATCAGGCATTTCGGCGATCCGGGCGGTGCTGCCGGCGCAGACGCTGGTCGGCGCGGTCGGCGGCGTTTCGGACAAGGACTTTGCCGGCTACAAGGCGGTAGGCGTGACGGTGTTCGGGCTTGGCTCCAGCCTGTTCAAGCCGGGCATGAGCGTCGACGACGTGGCGGCGCGCGCTCACGCCGCCGTCGCTGCCTGGGACGCGGCATTCGGAGACGCATGA
- the pyrF gene encoding orotidine-5'-phosphate decarboxylase, whose product MQAHPMQAKSMQERLIVGLDVATVKEAEQAVRELDGVVSFYKIGYQLAFAGGLDFARELVSGGTKIFLDMKLLDIDHTVAKGVENIVKMGMTMLTIHAYPKAMHAAVEAARGSELCLLAVSVLTSMDEQDMIDVGYEYDPHTLVLRRSEQALHAGMGGIVCSAAEAEAVRRIVGPDMAVVTPGIRPAGRDHGDQKRVVTPAQAIRNGASHLVVGRPIVAAGDRRAAAEAILEEMRSA is encoded by the coding sequence ATGCAGGCCCACCCCATGCAGGCCAAATCCATGCAGGAAAGATTGATCGTCGGCCTCGACGTGGCGACCGTGAAGGAAGCCGAGCAGGCGGTGCGCGAGCTCGACGGCGTCGTCTCTTTCTACAAGATCGGCTATCAGCTGGCCTTCGCCGGCGGGCTCGACTTTGCCAGGGAGCTGGTCAGCGGCGGGACGAAAATCTTCCTCGACATGAAGCTGCTCGACATCGACCACACGGTGGCCAAGGGCGTCGAAAACATCGTCAAGATGGGCATGACCATGCTGACCATCCATGCCTATCCCAAGGCGATGCACGCGGCGGTGGAGGCAGCGCGCGGCAGCGAGCTTTGCCTGCTCGCCGTCAGCGTGCTGACCTCGATGGACGAGCAGGACATGATCGACGTCGGCTATGAATATGACCCGCACACGCTGGTGCTGAGGCGGTCGGAACAGGCGCTGCATGCCGGCATGGGCGGCATCGTCTGCTCGGCCGCGGAGGCCGAAGCGGTGCGCCGCATCGTCGGCCCCGACATGGCGGTGGTGACGCCCGGCATCCGGCCTGCGGGCAGGGACCATGGCGACCAGAAGCGCGTGGTAACGCCGGCACAGGCGATCCGCAACGGCGCCAGCCACCTCGTGGTCGGCCGGCCGATCGTGGCGGCCGGCGACCGGCGCGCCGCGGCGGAGGCGATACTCGAAGAGATGCGCTCGGCCTGA
- a CDS encoding D-alanine:D-lactate ligase-like protein — protein sequence MSSHKPKLILVHEPEKACFDRLVADGHAPQRAAEISSYLAQSTDLAPEFDALAAACDRRGLAFAAVELDHAASALTEADPSTTLVWTLTDGIAYFRGGAAPALARLNGLRTIGADDSLFALCQDKFRSGAVLGALGLPVPQAGLARDGTWLVAPPASAAGWFVKPNRLGAKIGIWPDSRITDLGHALELSRRVFAAYRDDVVVQPYVGGRNVRASFLGLTPQVGVEALGIVFVESGVDFQTMADSLALYGDTGEAAKAAGHYAEPELAPVAASQPVADARIRAIAKRLMDGLGLRDVFSVDLRVEADDTVHLIEFEVCPGLPCFDFRAYCRQQWGLSLADAMAETAANRLFRQSNSRKSV from the coding sequence ATGTCGAGTCACAAGCCAAAGCTGATCCTCGTCCACGAACCGGAGAAGGCATGCTTCGACCGCCTGGTCGCCGACGGCCATGCGCCGCAGCGCGCCGCCGAGATTTCGTCCTACCTGGCGCAATCGACCGATCTCGCCCCCGAATTCGATGCGCTGGCCGCCGCCTGTGACAGGCGTGGCCTCGCCTTCGCCGCGGTGGAGCTGGACCATGCCGCAAGCGCGCTCACCGAAGCCGATCCTTCCACGACGCTGGTCTGGACGCTGACCGACGGCATCGCCTATTTCCGTGGCGGCGCCGCACCCGCGCTGGCGCGGCTCAACGGCTTGAGGACGATCGGTGCCGATGATTCGCTCTTCGCGCTCTGCCAGGACAAGTTCCGTTCCGGCGCCGTGCTTGGCGCGCTCGGCCTGCCGGTCCCGCAGGCGGGCCTTGCCCGGGATGGAACCTGGCTGGTCGCGCCGCCGGCCTCCGCGGCGGGCTGGTTCGTCAAGCCCAACCGGCTCGGCGCCAAGATCGGCATCTGGCCGGATTCGCGCATAACCGATCTCGGTCACGCGCTGGAGCTTAGCCGGCGTGTTTTCGCGGCCTATCGCGATGATGTCGTCGTCCAGCCCTATGTCGGCGGCCGCAATGTGCGCGCCAGCTTCCTCGGGTTGACGCCGCAAGTTGGTGTCGAGGCGCTTGGCATTGTCTTTGTCGAGTCAGGCGTCGATTTCCAGACCATGGCCGACAGCCTGGCGCTTTATGGCGACACCGGCGAGGCGGCAAAGGCTGCCGGGCACTATGCCGAACCCGAACTCGCCCCGGTCGCGGCCAGCCAGCCGGTGGCCGATGCCAGGATCCGCGCGATTGCCAAACGGTTGATGGACGGGCTCGGCCTGCGCGACGTGTTTTCGGTCGACCTGCGCGTCGAGGCCGACGATACGGTTCATCTCATCGAGTTCGAGGTCTGCCCCGGCCTGCCGTGCTTCGATTTCCGCGCCTATTGCCGCCAGCAATGGGGGCTGAGCCTGGCCGACGCGATGGCGGAAACCGCGGCGAACAGGCTCTTCCGCCAGAGCAATTCCAGGAAAAGTGTGTAA
- a CDS encoding 2-dehydro-3-deoxygalactonokinase, giving the protein MSPASNVPAVAALDWGTTRLRAWLIDGSGKVLAERRGDDGLITAREKGFVNVLEGHLTAMGAPEELPVIICGMAGSRQGWLEAPYVSVPSPLGAILGGAARVPGQKRDIRIVPGLAQRLADAPDVMRGEETQLAGAGLPAKGRELVCMPGTHSKWVLVEDGAVAGFGTWPTGELFSVLAAHSILRHSLGEHPSPVAADNPFFRRWCEIALGEGGDITSRLFAIRAAGLLQDLEADDAAACLSGLLIGGEIASAKRRHGAGATSVVLIASGALAVLYQAALDLAGLGVRTVDADEAVRAGLIEAARENGMIARTGAAT; this is encoded by the coding sequence GTGAGTCCAGCCAGCAACGTTCCGGCGGTCGCGGCGCTCGATTGGGGCACGACCCGGCTGCGGGCCTGGCTGATCGACGGAAGCGGCAAGGTGCTTGCCGAGCGTCGCGGCGACGATGGCCTCATCACCGCGCGCGAAAAGGGTTTTGTCAACGTCCTGGAGGGCCATCTGACAGCGATGGGCGCGCCGGAGGAATTGCCCGTCATCATCTGCGGCATGGCCGGCTCCCGCCAGGGCTGGCTGGAGGCGCCCTATGTCAGCGTGCCGTCGCCGCTCGGCGCCATTCTCGGCGGCGCGGCCCGGGTGCCCGGCCAGAAACGCGACATCCGTATCGTTCCCGGCCTTGCCCAGCGTCTGGCCGACGCGCCCGACGTCATGCGCGGCGAGGAGACGCAGCTTGCCGGCGCCGGCCTGCCGGCCAAGGGCCGCGAGCTGGTTTGCATGCCTGGCACCCATTCGAAATGGGTGCTGGTCGAGGACGGCGCCGTCGCCGGCTTCGGCACCTGGCCGACGGGCGAGCTGTTTTCCGTGCTTGCGGCGCACTCGATCCTGCGCCATTCGCTGGGCGAACATCCGAGCCCGGTTGCCGCCGACAATCCGTTCTTCCGCCGCTGGTGCGAAATTGCACTGGGCGAGGGTGGTGACATCACCTCGCGGCTGTTTGCCATCCGCGCCGCCGGCCTGCTCCAGGATCTCGAGGCCGATGACGCGGCCGCTTGTCTGTCGGGCCTGCTGATCGGCGGCGAGATCGCCTCGGCGAAACGGCGCCACGGCGCCGGGGCCACGTCGGTGGTGCTGATTGCCTCCGGGGCTCTGGCGGTGCTTTACCAGGCAGCGCTCGACCTTGCCGGACTCGGTGTGCGGACAGTCGATGCGGACGAAGCTGTACGCGCCGGCCTGATCGAGGCCGCGCGCGAGAACGGCATGATCGCCAGAACCGGAGCCGCCACATGA
- a CDS encoding NADPH-dependent FMN reductase, whose amino-acid sequence MAVIPKILVFAGSVRGGAYSGRTADVAQQELAVQGAEVTRISLADYPLPILDEDLEKERGVPENAQKLARLIAAHDGVLIATPEYNGSIPPLLKNTIDWVSRVRRDGGRSVRPLAGKVAGLCSSSKGHFAGIRCINHLRAVLVRCQMEVVTPECSVPEGGDAFDGDGHFRDERLHKSMEHLCRTLIETSRMLSTRVEA is encoded by the coding sequence ATGGCAGTGATCCCGAAAATCCTCGTCTTCGCCGGCTCGGTGCGCGGCGGCGCCTATAGCGGCAGGACCGCCGACGTGGCGCAACAGGAACTTGCGGTGCAAGGCGCCGAGGTCACCCGCATTTCGCTCGCCGACTATCCCTTGCCGATCCTCGACGAGGACCTGGAGAAGGAAAGGGGCGTCCCCGAAAACGCCCAGAAGCTCGCGCGGCTGATCGCCGCTCATGACGGGGTGCTGATCGCGACGCCGGAATATAACGGCTCCATCCCGCCGCTGCTCAAGAATACGATCGACTGGGTGAGTCGGGTGCGAAGGGATGGCGGCCGGTCGGTCAGGCCGCTTGCCGGCAAGGTCGCGGGCCTCTGCTCGTCCTCCAAAGGCCATTTTGCCGGCATCCGCTGCATCAACCATCTGCGCGCCGTCCTGGTGCGCTGCCAGATGGAGGTGGTGACGCCGGAATGCTCGGTGCCGGAGGGTGGCGACGCCTTCGACGGGGACGGCCATTTCCGCGACGAAAGACTGCACAAATCGATGGAGCACCTATGCCGCACGCTGATCGAAACCTCACGCATGCTGTCGACCAGGGTCGAGGCGTGA
- a CDS encoding SDR family NAD(P)-dependent oxidoreductase, which produces MMPSARFADLEGASVLITGGGSGIGAALTEGFMRQGAKVAFIDIADEPSTALADRIEKEFGRRPLYLKTDLRDVEALRASAARAAEAHGDVTVLVNNAAWDERHAVEDVTVEFWDNNQAINLRPHFFTAQAVAPGMKRAGGGSIINFTSTSYLINHPDMPAYTAAKAGILGLTKGLAGKLGPDRIRVNAVAPGWVITERQQERWVTEEALAAHVAKQCIRDVMRPDDMVGTVLFLASDASRMLTAQMLIVDGGFL; this is translated from the coding sequence ATGATGCCATCGGCGCGTTTTGCCGACCTCGAAGGCGCTTCGGTGCTGATCACCGGCGGCGGCTCCGGCATCGGCGCGGCGTTGACCGAAGGATTCATGCGGCAGGGCGCCAAGGTCGCCTTCATCGACATCGCCGATGAGCCCAGCACGGCGCTTGCCGACCGCATCGAGAAAGAATTCGGCCGGCGGCCGCTCTACCTCAAGACCGACCTGCGCGATGTCGAGGCCTTGCGCGCCTCTGCGGCAAGGGCGGCCGAGGCGCATGGCGATGTCACGGTGCTGGTCAACAATGCCGCCTGGGACGAACGCCACGCCGTCGAGGACGTCACCGTCGAATTCTGGGACAACAACCAGGCAATCAACCTGCGGCCGCATTTCTTCACCGCGCAGGCGGTGGCACCAGGGATGAAGCGGGCCGGCGGCGGCTCGATCATCAATTTCACCTCGACATCCTACCTGATCAACCACCCCGACATGCCGGCCTATACCGCCGCCAAGGCCGGCATACTCGGCCTCACCAAGGGGCTGGCCGGCAAGCTCGGGCCCGACCGCATCCGCGTCAACGCTGTCGCGCCCGGCTGGGTGATCACCGAACGGCAGCAGGAGCGCTGGGTGACCGAAGAGGCGCTTGCCGCCCATGTCGCCAAGCAGTGCATCAGGGACGTCATGCGGCCGGACGACATGGTCGGCACGGTGCTGTTCCTGGCCTCGGATGCCTCGCGCATGCTGACCGCGCAGATGCTGATCGTCGATGGAGGCTTCCTGTGA